A window of Thermodesulfobacteriota bacterium contains these coding sequences:
- a CDS encoding AbrB/MazE/SpoVT family DNA-binding domain-containing protein — protein MNEVKLSSKNQVVIPREARNALGVKAGDKLLVVVRGDTLILLRKPKKYSRATAGIAKGLYPPEYLEKEREGWK, from the coding sequence ATGAATGAAGTTAAGCTATCGAGCAAAAATCAGGTAGTGATACCGCGTGAGGCCCGGAATGCTCTGGGAGTCAAGGCGGGCGATAAACTGCTGGTGGTGGTGCGTGGCGATACGCTTATTTTGCTTCGCAAACCCAAGAAATATTCGAGGGCGACCGCCGGAATTGCCAAAGGGCTTTATCCACCCGAGTACCTGGAAAAGGAGAGAGAAGGCTGGAAGTGA
- a CDS encoding PIN domain-containing protein, protein MTLTRLEGFLKQHRKIGLDTSIFIFQVEENPKYLKLVEPIFLWIERPKARAVTSTITMLELLVRPYQLSDIDRVNKFYSLLSTYPHLDWIAPTLEIADLAARLRAEYNLRTPDALQAASALASQAPGFISNDAVFQRVTELEVLILDDLLRLK, encoded by the coding sequence GTGACCTTAACAAGACTAGAAGGTTTCCTCAAACAGCACAGAAAGATCGGACTTGATACAAGCATCTTTATCTTCCAGGTGGAAGAAAACCCGAAGTACCTTAAGCTTGTTGAGCCGATTTTTCTCTGGATTGAAAGACCCAAGGCTCGTGCTGTGACCTCCACGATCACAATGCTTGAACTTCTCGTCCGGCCCTATCAGCTTTCAGATATCGATCGGGTCAATAAGTTCTATTCTCTGTTATCTACCTACCCACACCTGGATTGGATCGCGCCAACGCTCGAGATCGCCGACCTGGCGGCACGACTTAGGGCGGAATATAATCTGAGAACCCCTGACGCCCTGCAGGCCGCTTCAGCTTTGGCCAGCCAGGCGCCGGGATTTATCTCGAACGATGCCGTATTTCAAAGAGTGACTGAGCTTGAAGTACTCATTCTGGATGATTTGCTACGACTTAAATAG
- a CDS encoding putative toxin-antitoxin system toxin component, PIN family encodes MSSEESHKLRAFIDTNILMAAFITEGLCSEILERARDREFLGFTSPFVMNELRKVLDREFSEREFSRAKKETMKLIEEALEIINPDETSIKVEGVCERDPSDNNILAGALASSAKFIVTGDLDLLDLKEFKGIRILKPREFIAKLEGLPSSS; translated from the coding sequence ATGTCTTCAGAAGAATCTCATAAATTAAGAGCCTTTATTGATACTAACATACTCATGGCTGCGTTTATTACGGAAGGCCTTTGCTCGGAGATTCTGGAAAGGGCAAGAGATAGAGAATTCTTGGGATTTACATCTCCCTTTGTAATGAACGAGCTTAGAAAAGTTCTGGATAGGGAATTTAGTGAAAGAGAGTTTAGTCGGGCTAAAAAAGAGACTATGAAGCTTATCGAGGAAGCGCTCGAGATAATCAACCCCGATGAGACTAGTATAAAAGTGGAAGGAGTTTGCGAAAGAGACCCATCTGACAACAACATTCTTGCCGGCGCCTTGGCCTCAAGTGCCAAATTTATAGTTACCGGAGACTTGGATCTTCTGGATTTGAAAGAGTTTAAAGGAATTAGGATTCTTAAGCCGAGAGAGTTTATTGCTAAGCTTGAGGGGTTACCGTCCTCATCGTAG
- a CDS encoding ribbon-helix-helix domain-containing protein, translated as MASKARTKGKNKFITIRVEQKLLKQVEKVAKERGVEKSNLIRQAIQNYFGDKTLLDLPPGIKEQLDRLSRETGIPGDQIVIEAVHKYLWRVRADRVREKLVPAARQKGIVTEEDVFRRIS; from the coding sequence ATGGCATCAAAGGCCAGGACAAAGGGTAAGAATAAATTCATAACGATCAGGGTAGAACAAAAACTCTTAAAACAAGTGGAGAAGGTGGCAAAAGAGAGGGGCGTGGAAAAGAGCAATCTCATAAGGCAGGCAATTCAAAACTATTTCGGGGATAAAACCCTGCTTGATTTGCCACCGGGTATTAAGGAACAACTGGACAGATTATCTCGGGAAACCGGGATTCCCGGTGATCAGATAGTCATCGAAGCTGTACATAAATATCTATGGAGGGTGCGGGCCGATAGGGTCAGGGAAAAGCTTGTTCCTGCCGCCAGGCAGAAAGGTATAGTTACCGAAGAGGATGTCTTCAGAAGAATCTCATAA
- a CDS encoding DUF5615 family PIN-like protein: MAIAIYMDVHIPRAITVGLRLRGVDVLTAQEDNSANLSDPELLERATASKRVLFTFDDDLLIEARKRQLVGNPFTGLIYAHPSRVSIGTCIRDIEIIAKAAELDDIANRVEFLPL; the protein is encoded by the coding sequence ATGGCCATCGCCATTTACATGGACGTCCATATTCCCAGAGCCATTACAGTAGGTTTACGGCTTCGTGGTGTTGATGTTCTTACCGCACAAGAAGATAACTCGGCTAATCTGTCTGACCCAGAGTTGCTGGAGCGTGCTACTGCATCAAAACGAGTCCTATTCACATTCGACGATGACCTTCTGATCGAAGCTAGAAAACGGCAACTAGTAGGTAATCCGTTTACCGGCCTAATCTATGCTCATCCTTCGCGTGTGTCTATCGGAACCTGCATCCGTGATATAGAAATTATCGCTAAGGCAGCGGAGCTTGATGATATAGCCAATCGAGTGGAATTTCTACCTCTTTAA